Proteins found in one Lutimonas zeaxanthinifaciens genomic segment:
- a CDS encoding aminopeptidase P family protein: MKTKVILSFFLFIIFQSSHSQENTPTDYMSSDFHKSRREALRASMPPNSVAVFFANPIRNRSNDVDFIYHQDPNFYYLSGLKEPHSVLVIYSEDQVEDGKTFNEALYVYERGARYKIYNGPGVGVKGAIEDLGFTNVYPGKAFIEDPIDFSKFEKVMFRKFENDVRQKGWEQPNLYALIEQFKTSINSIPMPEGKELDSDKESAQSVVDNKTLRTLMANLREVKTDEELKLIKKAVEISCVGQIEVMKAMHPGMSETETQGIHEMVFKKYGSEYEGYPSIVGAGNNSCVLHYIDNNKLEAGNDLILMDLGAEYRGYTADVTRTIPASGKFTVEQKLIYDLVYEAQEAGMAAMVIGNDARKVDAAAREVVYKGLLELGITDSLAQGRLYFPHGTSHHIGLDVHDLNNRGAFKENMILTVEPGIYIPDGSPCDEKWWKIGVRIEDDVLITKNGPVNYSALAPRKSEEIEKMMEQESVFNHFHLPDLDSEEGK, from the coding sequence ATGAAAACAAAGGTAATTTTAAGTTTTTTTCTTTTCATAATTTTTCAAAGTTCGCATAGTCAGGAAAATACGCCTACTGATTATATGTCTTCCGATTTTCATAAATCAAGAAGAGAAGCTTTAAGGGCCAGTATGCCCCCAAACAGCGTAGCGGTGTTTTTTGCAAACCCCATACGAAACCGTTCGAATGATGTAGACTTTATTTATCATCAGGACCCGAATTTTTATTATTTATCAGGTTTAAAAGAACCTCATTCGGTATTGGTCATCTATTCCGAGGACCAGGTAGAAGACGGAAAAACATTTAATGAGGCTCTTTATGTTTATGAGAGAGGTGCACGATATAAAATTTATAACGGGCCGGGTGTAGGGGTAAAAGGAGCCATTGAAGATCTTGGATTTACTAATGTTTATCCGGGCAAAGCCTTTATTGAAGATCCCATTGATTTTTCGAAGTTCGAGAAGGTGATGTTCAGAAAGTTTGAAAATGACGTTCGGCAAAAAGGATGGGAGCAACCTAATCTGTACGCTTTGATAGAGCAGTTCAAAACAAGTATCAACAGTATTCCTATGCCTGAAGGAAAAGAACTTGATTCGGATAAGGAATCTGCCCAATCAGTAGTGGATAACAAGACCTTAAGAACCTTGATGGCAAATTTGAGAGAAGTAAAAACCGATGAAGAATTGAAGCTGATCAAAAAGGCGGTTGAAATTTCCTGTGTGGGCCAGATTGAAGTAATGAAAGCCATGCATCCCGGGATGTCTGAAACCGAAACACAGGGTATCCATGAGATGGTGTTTAAAAAATACGGTTCTGAATATGAAGGGTATCCATCCATAGTGGGGGCAGGAAATAACAGTTGTGTGCTGCATTATATAGACAACAATAAATTAGAGGCCGGCAATGATTTGATATTAATGGACCTGGGCGCCGAATACAGAGGATATACTGCTGACGTCACCAGAACGATTCCTGCGAGTGGAAAATTTACTGTAGAACAAAAGCTTATATATGATCTCGTTTATGAGGCACAGGAAGCAGGTATGGCAGCTATGGTCATTGGTAATGATGCCAGAAAAGTAGACGCAGCTGCAAGGGAAGTCGTTTACAAAGGGCTTCTGGAGTTGGGAATTACTGATTCTTTGGCACAGGGAAGACTGTATTTCCCGCACGGCACTTCACATCATATTGGACTTGATGTTCATGATCTGAATAATCGTGGAGCATTTAAGGAAAACATGATTCTCACGGTGGAACCAGGAATCTATATTCCGGATGGAAGTCCCTGTGACGAAAAATGGTGGAAAATAGGTGTGAGAATTGAAGACGATGTTTTAATCACGAAAAACGGACCCGTAAACTATTCGGCTCTTGCGCCGAGAAAATCTGAAGAGATCGAAAAAATGATGGAACAGGAAAGTGTTTTCAATCATTTTCACCTGCCTGATCTGGACAGCGAAGAGGGTAAATAG
- the gcvT gene encoding glycine cleavage system aminomethyltransferase GcvT, whose product MKNTALTHVHESLGAKMVPFAGYNMPVQYEGINVEHETVRNSVGVFDVSHMGEFLIEGENALELIQRISSNDASKLEIGDAQYSCMPNEKGGIVDDLIIYRVKEHTYLLVVNASNIEKDWNWIASHNGNHAEMRNVSDNYSLLAIQGPKAVEAMQSLSSVDLAEIPFYKFKVADFAGIDHVIISATGYTGSGGFEIYCKNDEVEQVWNKVFEAGKDFGIKPIGLAARDTLRLEMGYCLYGNDIDDTTSPIEAGLGWITKFTKDFVNKDGLLKQKEDGVTRRLRAFELDARGIPRQGYTILDEDGNKIGTVTSGTMSPSLKKGIGLGYVNTGHTKFGSKIYIEVRKKSLPATVVKLPFYKQ is encoded by the coding sequence ATGAAAAATACTGCACTCACACATGTTCACGAATCACTTGGAGCGAAAATGGTTCCTTTTGCTGGTTATAACATGCCCGTTCAATATGAAGGAATTAACGTTGAACATGAAACTGTTAGAAATTCTGTCGGAGTATTCGATGTATCTCATATGGGAGAATTTTTGATTGAAGGAGAAAATGCACTGGAACTGATACAGAGAATCAGCTCCAATGATGCTTCAAAACTGGAAATTGGCGATGCCCAATACAGTTGTATGCCTAATGAAAAAGGTGGAATTGTTGATGACCTGATCATCTACAGGGTTAAAGAGCATACCTACCTGCTTGTGGTGAATGCCTCCAATATAGAAAAGGACTGGAACTGGATCGCCTCTCATAACGGTAATCATGCGGAAATGAGAAATGTTTCTGACAACTACTCTTTACTCGCCATTCAGGGGCCCAAAGCCGTTGAAGCCATGCAGTCCCTTTCATCTGTGGACCTGGCCGAAATACCTTTTTATAAATTTAAAGTGGCAGACTTTGCAGGCATCGATCATGTGATTATTTCTGCCACAGGATATACTGGAAGCGGAGGATTTGAGATTTATTGCAAGAATGATGAAGTGGAACAGGTTTGGAACAAAGTATTTGAAGCTGGTAAGGACTTTGGCATCAAACCGATAGGGCTGGCTGCAAGGGATACGCTAAGGCTCGAAATGGGATATTGCCTTTATGGAAATGATATTGATGACACAACTTCTCCTATTGAAGCCGGTTTAGGATGGATCACTAAATTCACAAAAGATTTTGTCAACAAGGATGGGCTTTTGAAACAGAAGGAGGATGGGGTTACCCGACGTCTGAGGGCCTTCGAACTGGATGCAAGGGGGATACCCAGACAAGGTTATACTATTCTGGATGAAGATGGGAACAAAATTGGAACCGTTACCTCAGGCACAATGAGTCCAAGTCTCAAAAAAGGAATTGGATTGGGGTATGTCAACACGGGACACACCAAATTTGGTAGCAAAATTTATATCGAGGTTAGGAAAAAGTCCCTTCCCGCAACCGTAGTAAAATTGCCTTTTTATAAGCAGTAA
- the rmuC gene encoding DNA recombination protein RmuC, whose product MSDFMLYIILGIVLVLAVVITYVISKLKFEKTTAALESKMTLMDKEKSEKETEINELQQQLEISRRENQQVQMELVKKNAALENAGEKLEAQQEDIAKLQEKFSKDFEILANKILEEKSNKFTQRNKENMEQILNPLQEKIKTFEKKVEDTHKESIEKQSALRQQILGLKELNEQMSKDAVNLTRALKGDSKKQGDWGEFQLETILEKAGLQKDVHFSTQDGYRDEDSRLKKPDLIINLPDNKHLIIDSKVSLTGYERFFNAENEIAEKTSLKSHVQSIQKHIKELGSKNYTDLYGINSPDYVIMYVPIEPALMIALQEDQELYIQALDKNVVMVSTSTLLATLTTVASIWKQEDQKRNVMEIARQAGALYDKFEGLVQDLIKVGKQINASQEGYKAAMNKLSEGKGNLITRVENLKKLGAKTKKALPPSLLERAEEN is encoded by the coding sequence ATGTCAGATTTCATGCTATATATCATTTTGGGAATCGTCCTTGTCCTGGCGGTTGTTATTACCTATGTCATAAGCAAACTCAAGTTTGAAAAAACAACGGCGGCGCTTGAAAGTAAGATGACCCTGATGGACAAGGAAAAATCGGAAAAGGAAACTGAGATTAATGAGCTGCAACAACAACTTGAAATTTCAAGAAGGGAGAACCAACAGGTCCAGATGGAGCTGGTTAAAAAAAATGCCGCCCTTGAAAATGCTGGAGAAAAACTGGAAGCTCAACAGGAAGATATTGCAAAACTGCAGGAGAAATTTTCAAAAGACTTTGAAATACTGGCCAATAAGATCCTGGAAGAGAAATCAAACAAATTTACGCAGCGCAACAAAGAAAATATGGAGCAGATCCTGAACCCGCTTCAGGAAAAGATCAAAACCTTTGAGAAAAAAGTTGAGGACACCCATAAGGAAAGTATTGAAAAACAGTCGGCGCTGCGGCAACAGATACTTGGTTTAAAGGAATTGAACGAGCAAATGAGCAAGGATGCGGTCAACCTTACCAGGGCCTTAAAAGGAGATTCCAAAAAACAGGGCGACTGGGGAGAATTCCAGCTGGAAACCATCTTGGAAAAAGCGGGCCTGCAGAAGGATGTCCATTTTTCAACCCAGGATGGCTATCGGGATGAGGATTCTCGTTTAAAAAAGCCTGATCTGATCATTAACCTGCCGGATAACAAGCATTTAATCATTGACTCCAAGGTTTCTCTTACCGGATATGAACGATTTTTTAATGCAGAAAATGAGATTGCTGAAAAGACAAGCCTCAAGAGTCATGTCCAGAGCATCCAAAAGCATATCAAAGAACTGGGCAGTAAAAATTACACGGATCTTTACGGGATCAACAGCCCGGATTATGTGATCATGTATGTGCCGATTGAACCGGCCTTGATGATTGCCCTGCAGGAGGATCAGGAACTTTATATTCAGGCACTTGACAAAAATGTGGTCATGGTGTCCACTTCTACCCTTTTGGCAACCTTAACCACTGTGGCTTCAATCTGGAAGCAGGAAGATCAAAAGAGGAATGTCATGGAGATTGCCAGGCAGGCCGGAGCCTTATACGACAAATTCGAAGGTCTGGTACAGGATCTGATCAAGGTTGGAAAACAGATCAATGCCTCTCAGGAAGGCTATAAGGCTGCCATGAATAAGTTAAGTGAAGGAAAAGGCAATCTGATCACCCGAGTTGAAAACCTTAAAAAGCTTGGTGCCAAAACGAAAAAGGCCCTCCCTCCCAGCCTTCTTGAAAGGGCAGAAGAAAATTAG
- a CDS encoding lysophospholipid acyltransferase family protein, translating into MKSISRFILFKLFGWKILNGFPRELDKYIIIAAPHTSNWDFPIGVLVKFAEGLPIKFIGKHTLFKPPFGFFFRALGGTPVDRTKSKNMVQSLIDIFNSEDHFIFALSPEGTRKKVSTWKTGFYHVAQGANIPVVMATLDFGKKQVLINEPYTLTNDMEKDFLYFHEFFKDVQGKIPENFDPDFHLNLKR; encoded by the coding sequence ATGAAAAGTATTTCAAGGTTTATTCTATTTAAACTTTTTGGATGGAAAATCCTCAATGGTTTTCCCAGAGAACTTGATAAATATATTATCATAGCGGCACCACATACTTCCAACTGGGATTTCCCAATCGGCGTTCTGGTCAAGTTTGCCGAGGGTCTTCCTATTAAATTCATCGGAAAACACACCTTGTTTAAACCCCCGTTTGGTTTTTTTTTCAGGGCACTGGGCGGAACCCCGGTAGACAGGACCAAGAGCAAGAATATGGTCCAGAGCCTTATCGATATCTTTAATTCAGAGGATCATTTCATTTTTGCCCTTTCTCCTGAGGGAACACGGAAAAAGGTTTCAACCTGGAAGACCGGTTTTTATCACGTTGCCCAAGGGGCCAATATTCCTGTTGTTATGGCAACTTTGGATTTTGGAAAAAAACAGGTGCTAATTAATGAGCCTTATACCCTGACCAATGACATGGAAAAGGATTTCTTATATTTTCATGAGTTTTTTAAAGATGTTCAAGGAAAAATTCCTGAAAACTTCGATCCGGATTTTCATCTGAACCTTAAACGTTAG
- the thrC gene encoding threonine synthase, giving the protein MQFFSLHGKAPKVGFKEAVIKGIAPDKGLYFPEIIPARLNEVFKNIDQYAPNELAFEMINPFIDGEIPEADLKNIIEDTLCFDFPLEKVEENIFSLELFHGPTMAFKDVGGRFMARCLSYFNKEQSNEVTVLVATSGDTGGAVASGFLGVKGVNVVILYPSGKVSEVQEKQLTTLGQNIKALEVDGTFDDCQALVKEAFLDKEITDEIQLTSANSINVARWLPQMFYFAFAYKQLKDRSKPLVFSTPSGNFGNICAGIMAQQLGLPVSQFIASTNANRVVPNFMAKGEYIPLRSVATISNAMDVGDPSNFIRIREIYKNDFELIKENLSSYSFTDDETRAAMLKVYQETGYIMDPHGAVGYLGLKKYLESNPGATGIFLETAHPVKFLDVVEPVINKKIAYPPQIKSVMDKKKEARFISSYAELKDFLLKVD; this is encoded by the coding sequence ATGCAATTTTTCAGTTTACATGGTAAGGCCCCAAAAGTAGGATTTAAAGAAGCTGTGATAAAAGGAATTGCCCCGGACAAGGGCTTGTATTTTCCTGAAATCATACCTGCCAGACTTAATGAGGTTTTTAAAAACATCGATCAATACGCGCCTAATGAACTTGCTTTTGAGATGATCAATCCGTTTATAGACGGAGAAATTCCGGAGGCTGACCTGAAAAATATCATTGAGGATACTCTTTGCTTCGATTTCCCCTTGGAAAAAGTAGAAGAAAATATATTCAGCCTTGAACTATTCCACGGCCCCACCATGGCCTTTAAGGATGTTGGAGGCAGGTTTATGGCAAGATGTCTTTCTTACTTTAATAAAGAGCAATCCAACGAGGTTACGGTGCTTGTGGCCACCTCTGGTGATACCGGAGGAGCCGTGGCAAGTGGCTTTCTTGGTGTAAAGGGAGTCAATGTGGTTATTCTTTACCCCAGCGGTAAAGTTAGTGAAGTTCAGGAGAAACAGCTCACAACCCTGGGTCAGAACATAAAAGCTCTTGAAGTAGACGGAACATTTGACGATTGTCAGGCTCTGGTTAAAGAGGCCTTTCTTGACAAGGAGATAACTGATGAAATTCAATTGACCTCGGCCAACTCGATAAATGTCGCCAGATGGCTGCCTCAGATGTTTTATTTTGCATTTGCCTACAAACAGCTAAAAGACAGATCGAAACCACTCGTGTTTTCAACACCCAGCGGAAATTTTGGCAACATCTGTGCCGGTATTATGGCACAACAGCTTGGCCTACCTGTTTCACAATTCATTGCCTCAACCAATGCCAACAGAGTGGTTCCGAATTTTATGGCAAAGGGAGAATATATCCCGCTACGCTCTGTAGCAACGATTTCCAATGCCATGGATGTTGGCGATCCAAGCAACTTTATTCGCATCAGAGAAATTTACAAAAATGACTTTGAGCTGATCAAAGAGAACCTTTCCTCCTATTCCTTTACCGATGATGAAACCAGGGCTGCCATGCTCAAGGTTTATCAGGAAACAGGATATATTATGGATCCGCATGGCGCTGTGGGCTATCTTGGGCTTAAAAAATACCTGGAATCGAACCCCGGTGCAACGGGAATATTTCTTGAAACTGCCCATCCAGTTAAGTTCCTGGACGTGGTAGAGCCGGTCATCAATAAAAAAATAGCCTATCCTCCTCAAATAAAAAGTGTTATGGATAAGAAAAAAGAAGCGCGGTTCATATCATCCTATGCTGAATTAAAGGATTTTTTGCTAAAGGTAGATTGA
- a CDS encoding M1 family metallopeptidase: MKKNFFLLLILIPFSLLSQEFSRKDSLRGSITDERAWWDLMHYDLDVAVDIAKKSILGKNTITYKVLEEKGVLHLDLQNPMRIKSITQDGEFLIYKKEYSAYFVNLTKPQKKGSIEKIEVVFEGIPPESSNPPWDGGFVWKTDKNKNPFIANANQLIGSSSWFPSKDIPYDEPDKGVRFKVTVPSSLTAVANGRLIEEKDSGKSKSFTWEVVNPINGYGINMNIADYVHFSETYAGEKGELDLDYYVLSYNLKKAKKQFKQVPMMLQAFEHWFGPYPFYEDGFKLVETPYLGMEHQSSVTYGNNYENGYLGGDLSLTGQGLKFDFIIIHESGHEWFANSLTNYDVADMWIHEGFTTYSEVLYLDYHFGTEAGNEYLIGFRDRIMNNSPVTGIYKVNQRGSGDMYPKGAAMIHTLRQVIDDDEKFRTLLRDINKDFYHQTLSSKQLENYIMDKTSLELEGFFDQYLNTVKVPLLQCKIKNGEMSYRFKNTVDNFNILVKMIIDKKEVWIRPGKEWQKQVLPDPDSKVSMDPNFYIDFEKNIK; the protein is encoded by the coding sequence ATGAAAAAGAATTTCTTTCTACTCTTGATCCTTATCCCCTTTAGCCTTTTATCTCAGGAATTTAGCCGAAAAGACAGCTTGCGCGGCAGCATCACTGATGAGAGAGCCTGGTGGGACCTGATGCATTATGATCTTGATGTGGCCGTTGATATTGCGAAAAAATCAATTTTAGGAAAAAATACCATCACCTACAAAGTTCTTGAAGAAAAAGGCGTTCTGCATCTTGATCTGCAGAATCCGATGCGCATAAAAAGTATCACTCAGGATGGAGAATTTCTTATCTATAAAAAAGAGTATTCAGCTTATTTTGTTAACCTGACAAAACCCCAAAAAAAAGGCAGTATAGAAAAAATTGAGGTTGTTTTTGAAGGCATTCCTCCGGAATCTTCAAATCCCCCATGGGACGGTGGCTTTGTATGGAAAACAGATAAGAACAAGAACCCGTTTATAGCCAATGCCAACCAACTTATAGGATCCAGCTCTTGGTTTCCATCTAAAGATATACCCTATGATGAACCTGATAAAGGGGTGCGATTTAAAGTAACGGTTCCCTCATCATTAACTGCTGTGGCCAACGGAAGGCTGATTGAAGAGAAAGATTCAGGTAAATCAAAAAGTTTTACTTGGGAAGTGGTGAATCCTATCAATGGTTATGGAATCAACATGAATATCGCAGATTATGTACATTTCTCTGAAACCTATGCCGGTGAAAAGGGTGAACTGGATCTTGATTATTATGTACTTTCCTACAATCTGAAAAAAGCAAAAAAACAATTTAAGCAGGTTCCAATGATGCTTCAGGCCTTTGAACATTGGTTTGGCCCTTACCCCTTTTATGAAGACGGATTTAAGCTGGTGGAAACTCCTTATTTGGGGATGGAACACCAAAGTTCAGTCACGTACGGAAACAATTATGAAAACGGTTATTTAGGTGGTGATCTGAGTCTTACGGGTCAGGGTCTAAAGTTTGACTTTATTATTATTCACGAGTCGGGCCATGAATGGTTTGCCAATAGTTTGACCAACTATGATGTGGCAGATATGTGGATCCATGAAGGTTTTACCACTTACAGCGAAGTATTGTATCTGGATTATCATTTTGGAACAGAGGCAGGCAATGAATATTTGATCGGCTTCAGGGATCGAATAATGAATAACAGCCCGGTAACCGGAATCTATAAGGTCAATCAAAGAGGTTCGGGTGATATGTACCCTAAAGGGGCAGCCATGATACATACCTTACGTCAGGTCATTGATGATGATGAGAAATTCAGAACCTTGTTGAGAGATATCAATAAGGACTTTTACCATCAAACCCTGAGCAGTAAGCAGCTCGAAAACTACATCATGGATAAAACTTCTCTTGAGCTTGAAGGTTTCTTTGATCAATACCTGAATACAGTCAAGGTCCCGTTGTTACAGTGCAAAATTAAGAATGGAGAAATGAGTTACAGGTTCAAAAATACGGTCGATAATTTCAACATTCTCGTAAAAATGATAATTGACAAGAAAGAGGTCTGGATCAGGCCCGGAAAGGAATGGCAAAAACAGGTTTTACCAGATCCAGATTCAAAAGTAAGCATGGATCCGAATTTCTATATCGATTTTGAAAAAAACATTAAATAA
- a CDS encoding ion channel, whose product MIDKLRSNITHFADTHKIHLLLVSIIILVFLPPFLTELPNFTDSFIKLDFLMILIACYLIIRKVKSSRFIGYITFILVIIDAFLESDILNYIGQLGISYMVIHAFTLVLKEAMSLQGDTKNLILVSITGYLIIGLIGGFLSAGLEYIYPNSYSHSADIVFDLYTFIYYSFVTMTTLGYGDMIPITQKAQALALMMVISGQLFLSVIIAINIAKFMQKKKPNV is encoded by the coding sequence ATGATAGATAAGTTAAGAAGTAATATAACCCATTTTGCGGATACCCATAAGATTCACCTCCTCTTGGTTTCCATTATAATATTGGTGTTTTTACCTCCTTTTCTTACTGAATTACCCAATTTTACTGACAGTTTTATCAAACTTGATTTTTTAATGATCCTCATAGCTTGTTATCTGATAATCAGAAAGGTAAAAAGCTCCCGATTTATTGGTTATATAACCTTTATTCTGGTCATAATTGATGCTTTTTTAGAAAGTGATATTTTAAACTATATAGGGCAGCTTGGGATCTCTTATATGGTCATTCATGCGTTTACCCTTGTCCTTAAAGAGGCGATGTCTTTACAAGGAGATACAAAAAATCTGATCCTTGTTTCAATTACAGGTTATTTGATCATAGGGCTCATTGGAGGTTTCTTATCTGCGGGACTGGAATATATATATCCAAATTCCTATTCTCATTCTGCCGATATCGTTTTTGACCTTTACACGTTTATTTATTACAGCTTTGTCACCATGACCACCCTTGGTTATGGAGACATGATCCCTATCACTCAAAAAGCTCAGGCGCTTGCTCTGATGATGGTCATCTCGGGACAGCTTTTTTTAAGTGTCATCATTGCCATTAATATTGCAAAATTTATGCAGAAGAAAAAGCCTAACGTTTAA
- a CDS encoding BamA/TamA family outer membrane protein, producing the protein MKKLLTLTLLICITTYSIQAQNNSVDGTPDANKDTVQSSINKDGTKKKFKKVIIPTITYNNSFGAIFGFMASGFYKLNGADSISPESSSALIGAYSTNDTWYLVQANKFYFKEDKFRSKLIGGLGSVNFQTYLDWGDIIGSLPPNIIPIPPPGDGFFIDYNTQFQFIYLDFLVRTYKRLYLGGNLVYSHSLTEFGLPGDPKEDLDLFGFGFSSEYDTRDNQFMPLNGFNGKFNTMTFLESLGSSSNYTNINLEYNKYFPQGERNTILLRLYGQAAVGDVPFAGQNVVGRDDLRGYSNGKYRANQVYDIQSEYRHWFAKRWGYVAFGGVATAINDASDLSFDNLLPAVGGGIRFLAIPSSKISVGMDVAVGKDDWGLYFRIGEAFTR; encoded by the coding sequence ATGAAAAAATTGCTGACCCTCACTTTACTTATCTGTATAACTACGTATTCAATTCAGGCTCAGAATAATTCAGTTGATGGCACACCGGATGCCAACAAGGATACCGTACAGTCTTCGATTAACAAAGATGGAACTAAAAAGAAGTTTAAGAAGGTCATCATACCCACCATAACTTATAATAATAGCTTTGGGGCCATTTTTGGATTTATGGCTTCTGGGTTTTATAAACTCAACGGGGCTGATTCTATTTCTCCGGAGTCGAGTTCCGCTTTAATCGGAGCATATTCCACCAATGATACCTGGTATTTGGTACAAGCCAATAAGTTCTATTTTAAAGAGGATAAGTTTAGATCAAAACTTATAGGAGGTCTGGGTTCTGTAAATTTTCAAACCTATTTGGATTGGGGGGATATCATAGGGTCACTACCACCCAATATTATTCCGATTCCTCCACCTGGAGATGGATTCTTTATCGATTACAATACACAGTTTCAATTTATATATCTCGATTTTTTGGTCCGAACCTACAAGCGTTTGTATTTAGGAGGAAATCTGGTTTATTCCCATTCACTTACTGAATTTGGCTTACCAGGTGACCCCAAGGAAGACCTGGATTTATTTGGTTTCGGATTCTCTTCTGAGTATGACACAAGAGATAATCAGTTTATGCCGTTAAATGGCTTCAACGGAAAATTTAACACGATGACCTTTTTGGAAAGTTTGGGAAGCAGTTCAAATTATACCAATATCAATCTCGAATATAACAAGTATTTCCCACAGGGGGAGCGGAATACAATACTACTCCGCTTATACGGACAGGCGGCCGTTGGGGATGTTCCTTTTGCCGGTCAGAACGTAGTGGGACGGGATGATCTTCGTGGATATTCAAACGGGAAATACAGAGCGAACCAGGTCTATGATATTCAGTCTGAATACCGTCATTGGTTTGCCAAAAGATGGGGGTACGTGGCCTTTGGAGGGGTTGCAACTGCGATAAATGATGCTAGTGACCTGTCATTTGATAACCTCTTGCCTGCCGTAGGAGGGGGAATTAGGTTTCTCGCCATTCCAAGCTCGAAGATAAGTGTTGGAATGGATGTAGCGGTCGGAAAAGATGACTGGGGTCTGTATTTCAGAATCGGAGAGGCCTTTACACGCTAA
- a CDS encoding homoserine kinase has translation MKEIEIFSPATIANVSCGFDVLGCCLDSIGDKMVLRKTDEPGVRIGKIIGEKLPMEAEKNVASVAVIEMLKDLKEAPGFGIEIDIYKNIKPGSGVGSSAASAAGAVFAANELLGNPFSSHQLIPYAAEGERAACGAPIADNVAPALLGGFTLVKSDDPIKVIELPSIEGLYATIIHPQIEIKTSVSRDILPQTVKLKSAIKQWANVGALIHALHTNDAHLFADSLNDYIVEPHRSKLIPEFDNVIKNAVEAGALGGGISGSGPSIFTFSKDEQTAHKVSIVVDKVYNKTKIPYHIYTSKINVEGVKIVKRQ, from the coding sequence ATGAAAGAAATTGAAATATTTTCTCCGGCTACCATCGCCAATGTTTCCTGCGGTTTTGATGTTCTGGGATGTTGCCTGGATTCTATAGGGGATAAAATGGTACTTCGCAAAACGGATGAGCCAGGAGTCAGAATAGGAAAAATCATTGGTGAGAAATTACCGATGGAAGCCGAAAAGAATGTGGCGAGTGTTGCGGTCATTGAAATGCTGAAAGATTTAAAAGAGGCTCCCGGTTTTGGTATTGAAATTGATATTTATAAAAACATCAAGCCAGGTAGTGGCGTGGGAAGTAGTGCCGCAAGTGCGGCCGGGGCCGTATTTGCGGCGAATGAATTATTGGGAAATCCGTTTTCAAGCCATCAGCTTATACCCTACGCAGCTGAAGGAGAGAGAGCGGCCTGTGGGGCCCCCATTGCAGACAATGTGGCTCCCGCCCTTCTTGGGGGATTTACCCTGGTTAAATCTGACGATCCGATAAAAGTGATAGAACTTCCTTCAATTGAAGGTTTATACGCGACTATCATCCATCCCCAAATTGAAATCAAAACCTCGGTTTCAAGGGATATTTTACCTCAAACGGTAAAGTTAAAAAGTGCCATAAAGCAATGGGCAAATGTTGGAGCGCTGATTCATGCTCTCCATACCAATGATGCGCATTTATTTGCGGATTCCTTAAACGATTATATCGTTGAACCACATCGTTCAAAGTTGATCCCGGAATTTGATAATGTCATTAAAAATGCCGTTGAAGCCGGAGCGCTTGGAGGTGGTATCTCAGGATCAGGACCTTCAATATTCACTTTTAGTAAAGATGAACAAACAGCTCATAAAGTGAGTATTGTAGTTGATAAAGTTTATAATAAAACCAAAATTCCCTATCACATCTATACATCAAAAATAAACGTTGAGGGAGTAAAAATAGTAAAGAGACAATAA